In the Phaseolus vulgaris cultivar G19833 chromosome 7, P. vulgaris v2.0, whole genome shotgun sequence genome, one interval contains:
- the LOC137829742 gene encoding sulfate transporter 3.1-like, with protein sequence MGSVDHEYPLEMNEAESVPQQKHHVEVPTPQPFLKYLKFSLKETFFPDDPLRQFKNKPPSKKFMLAIQYFFPIFQWAPKYTFHFFKADLIAGITIASLAIPQGISYAKLANLPPILGLYSSFIPPLIYAMMGSSRDLAVGTVAVGSLLMGSMLSDEVNPNEDPTLYLHLAFTATLFAGIFQAALGFFRLGLIVDFLSHATIVGFMGGAATVVCLQQLKSILGLVHFTHGADIISVMRSVFTQIHQWRWESSVLGFVFLFFLLITRYFSKKQPRFFWVSAMAPLTSVILGSLLVYFTHAEKHGVEVIGELKKGLNPPSVTKLVFVSPYITTAVKTGIVVGIISLAEGIAVGRSFAMYKNYNTDGNKEMIAIGTMNIIGSFTSCYITTGPFSRSAVNYNAGCKTAASNIIMSIAVMLTLLFLTPLFHYTPLVVLSAIIVSAMLGLIDYQAAIHLWKIDKFDFVVCMSAYIGVVFGSVEIGLVIAVAISVLRVLLFIARPRTFVLGNIPNSGIYRNVEQYPNAKHVPGILILDIDAPIYFANASYLRERITRWIDEEENRIKATGETSLQYVIMNMSGVGNIDTSGISMLEEVKKITERRELQLVLVNPGSEVMKKLNKSKFQNHLGERWIYLTVEEAVGACNFNLRTRTNLKKDESEGWNNV encoded by the exons ATGGGTAGTGTAGATCATGAGTACCCTCTGGAGATGAATGAAGCTGAGAGTGTGCCACAGCAGAAGCATCATGTAGAAGTTCCAACACCTCAACCATTTTTGAAGTATCTAAAGTTCTCCTTGAAGGAGACTTTCTTCCCAGATGACCCTTTGAGACAGTTCAAAAACAAGCCACCCTCCAAAAAGTTCATGCTTGCTATTCAGTATTTCTTCCCCATCTTCCAATGGGCACCCAAATACACCTTCCACTTCTTCAAAGCTGACCTCATAGCTGGTATCACCATAGCTAGCTTGGCCATTCCTCAAGGCATCAGCTATGCCAAGCTTGCCAACCTCCCTCCAATCCTCGGACTAT ATTCAAGCTTTATACCACCCTTGATTTATGCCATGATGGGAAGCTCAAGGGATTTGGCGGTGGGGACTGTGGCGGTTGGATCTCTTCTGATGGGTTCTATGTTGAGTGATGAGGTTAATCCCAATGAAGATCCCACACTTTACTTACACCTTGCCTTCACTGCTACATTATTTGCTGGAATTTTTCAGGCTGCTTTGGGTTTCTTTAG GTTGGGGTTGATAGTTGATTTTTTGTCACATGCAACCATAGTAGGGTTCATGGGAGGAGCAGCTACAGTGGTTTGTCTGCAGCAACTAAAATCGATTCTTGGCCTTGTGCATTTCACCCATGGAGCTGATATCATATCAGTGATGCGCTCTGTTTTCACCCAAATTCACCAG TGGAGGTGGGAAAGTTCTGTGTTAGGATTtgtcttccttttctttctccTGATCACTAGATACTTC AGCAAAAaacaaccaaggtttttttGGGTGTCAGCAATGGCGCCATTAACATCGGTTATATTGGGAAGTCTGTTGGTTTATTTCACTCATGCCGAGAAGCATGGAGTTGAAGTG ATAGGAGAATTGAAGAAGGGTTTAAATCCACCATCAGTCACAAAGCTGGTATTTGTGTCACCTTATATAACCACAGCTGTCAAAACTGGCATTGTGGTTGGCATCATATCACTAGCA GAAGGAATAGCAGTGGGAAGGAGCTTTGCAATGTATAAAAATTACAATACTGATGGCAACAAAGAGATGATAGCTATTGGGACCATGAACATAATTGGTTCTTTCACCTCTTGCTACATCACAACAG GGCCGTTTTCACGCTCAGCTGTGAACTATAATGCTGGATGCAAGACAGCAGCATCCAACATTATAATGTCAATTGCAGTCATGTTGACATTGCTATTCCTAACACCCTTGTTCCATTACACTCCCCTGGTGGTGCTATCAGCCATTATTGTGTCTGCAATGCTTGGCCTCATAGATTATCAAGCAGCCATCCATCTGTGGAAGATTGACAAATTTGACTTTGTTGTGTGCATGAGTGCATACATTGGCGTGGTCTTTGGCAGTGTTGAAATCGGCTTAGTCATAGCT GTTGCAATATCTGTACTTCGAGTACTTCTATTCATTGCAAGGCCAAGGACATTCGTTTTGGGAAACATTCCAAATTCTGGGATATACAGAAATGTTGAGCAATATCCAAATGCAAAACATGTTCCTGGAATCCTAATCCTAGACATTGATGCACCAATTTACTTTGCCAATGCAAGCTATTTAAGAGAAAG GATCACAAGGTGGATTGATGAAGAGGAAAACAGAATCAAAGCTACTGGAGAGACAAGTTTGCAGTATGTTATAATGAATATGAGTG GTGTTGGAAACATTGATACAAGTGGAATAAGTATGCTTGAAGAGGTCAAGAAGATTACTGAGAGAAGAGAACTTCAA CTTGTTTTGGTCAATCCTGGAAGCGAGGTGATGAAGAAACTGAACAAATCGAAGTTCCAAAATCATTTAGGGGAGAGATGGATCTATCTTACTGTTGAAGAGGCCGTTGGAGCATGTAACTTCAATCTCCGTACAAGAACGAATCTGAAGAAAGATGAATCAGAGGGTTGGAACAATGTTTAA